The DNA region CACCTCGCCGCTGGCCAGCGCCTGCACCAGCGGCTCCGGCTTCAAGTGGTTGATGGCAGGCATCACCACCACATCCGGCGTCTGCGCGCGCGCTGCCGAAGTCACCGGCACGCTCAGGCCCTGCATGGTGGTGACGGTCTTTCGCAGACCCACCACCTTCGTCCGGAAGCGCAGCGAGGACATGCCGGTCATTTCGGCCAGCGCGTTGGCGGTGCCGAAGGCGTCGAGCACCGCGGCCAGGCCGGTGTCAAAAACGCCGTTGAGGGCAAGGATATGAATATGCATGGCAATTACGATATCAAAATTGACAATTTTGCCAATACGGCAACCACAGCTTCGACTCTACTTTGCGCATCCTGATTCCTAAACTCGGGGCCAGCCGCGAGCAAGAGGGCGCATGGCCGTATCGGTATCAAAGTTGGCGATCCTGCCAATACATCCGGAACGGCTCCCCTTGTAAGGTTCCGCCCACTCAGTGAGCCGGGACGCAGATTCTACCTGCATCAACCCTGGTTATCCATCACCGGTCGATAATCGCTCGTTACCGGGATAGTTATGCGAAACAACTGGCAAAATGAAACACCTGGAGACTCAAATGTCCATACTGCGAAAGACTTCGGCAATTGCCCTCATGATTGCCATGGGTGGCACGATGGCTCACGCCGAGACGAAGCCGGCTGCGAAAGATATTGTCATTGTCCATGGCGCACTGGTGGATGCCTCAGGCTGGCGCGCCGTCTACGACATCCTGTCCAAGGATGGCTTCCATGTGACGATCGTCCAAGAGCCGCTCACCGGCCTTGCCGAGGACATCGAGGCCACCAAGCGTGCCATCGATCAGCAGACGGGCCCTGTTGTGCTCGTCGGCCACAGCTATAGCGGCTCCGTGATCACGGATGCGGGTGCAGACCCGAAGGTCAGCGCGCTCGTCTATGTGGCCGCACTCCAACCCGATGCGGGGGAGACCAGTGGCCAGCTTCTGTCGAAGTTCGCTGCGCCAAACGATGCCATGCGGGCGGCCACCAATCGGGCCACTCCGGACAAGTATTTCTTCATCCCGCCAGCGAAATTCCGTGCAACCTATGCGGCCGATGTCCCGGCACCGGACGCTCAATTCCTGGCGGACTCGCAGCAGCAGCTCGCCGAGAAAGCTCTGGGTGCGCCTGTCTCCGCGGCTGCATGGCGCACCAAGCCCAGCTACGCCATCCTGACCACCCAGGATCACGTAGTGAGCCCTGAGCTTCAGCGCTGGATGTATCAGCGTTCGGGCGCCAAGGTCACCGAAGTGAGCGCAAGCCACGCTGTCTTTGTCTCTCAGCCGGACGCGGTCGCTCGAGTGATCGAGGCTGCCGCAAAGTAAACGATAAACCGGTAATCATTCCGCTGATCACCTCATTCGGCTAAGAGCGCGCATACTTTGCTGTCCACCGACACGCAAAGTATGTGCGGCTAGCGGACAGCGCGCCCGAACCGCCGGAGTATGATATGGCCGCCATCCTCACCCCCGATCTCGTGATGGTGCTGGTCTCGGGTGTCTGGAACAATCTGGGCTCGATGATCACCGGCTGGTACGATTTCGGCAATCCGAGGACGACCGATGTCCAGTGATCGCTTGCATCGTCGCAAGCGTGCATCGACGATCGGCGCCGGCACTAAGAGCGTGCGATCGCGGCGAGCTGGACGGCCGCTAGGCGGAATTTTTGTCGACGCTAGCGTGGCCGCTCGACGCGCGGGTCGAAGGCGAATTCGATCCGTATACCGCTTGGCTCGCGCACGATGAAATGGATCTTCGGCCCCTTGCCCGAGAGCTCCGGGGCGAATTCCACAACAACGCCAGGCCAGCTGGCAACGCGTTCATACAAGGCATCCAATCCCCCTCGATCGGCGACAGCGAGGGCGAGGTGATGAAGGCCGACATTGGTGCGCCGGTCGAACGCGACTGCTTGGTCGGGCGCCTCGACCCGCCATAAGGTGACAATCTGTTGGCCGTCCGAGACGAATGCCGCGGGATATTCCGGCCGCTCGCCAACGACGCGCCACCCCAGGCAATCGCAGAAGAAGCCGCGGCTGCTCTCGAGATCTCGGACGCTCAAGCCGACGTGATCGATGCCGCATGTGGCGGGTGTGGCGTGCTCTGCCATGGCATTCTCCTTTGGTCGCGATAGGTCACCGCCAGCGTGTGTCGGCTCGCGACTCTGCAACAAGGGAATCATGCGCGCATCCTGAGTCTCACTTCACGGCAGAAAACGCGGCTGGCGCCAGCAACTGGCTGCTGATGTTCTCGACGAGCTGGCCATCCTTCTCCGTCTTGGCGACCACCGCGACCCATTCGGGATCGGCGAGAAAAGCGCCCCAGCGCTTCTCGCGCTCGGCCATGCTGTTCCAGGCGAGCATGTAGGTGATCTCCTCGCTGCTCTTGCCGATCAGCGTGGTCCAAAACCCGGCCTGGCGGATACCGTGCTTCTCCCAGATCCGCAGCGTCTCGTTCTCGAACCGCGACAGCAGCGCCGGCTTGCGCCCCGGCACGCAGCGGTAGATCCGCAATTCGTAGATCATGACCCTTCACCTCCAGCCGTGTGGACGGATATCAGCCGATTACTGTCTGCTCTCATCGGAGCGGCCTCAGACCAGCGTCGTTTCGACGGCGATGTTCCCGTGCGTTGCTCGCGAATAGGGACACACCTGGTGGGCCGCCTCGACAAGGCGCTGCGCCGTGGCGCGCTCCATCCCCGGCAGGCTCACATAGAGGCGAGCCGCCAGGCTGAAGGCGCCCCCTTCGGGACCGAGATCGATCTCGGCATCGACCGTGTGATCGGCCGGCAGCGTGATCTTCATGTTGCGCGCGGCGAACTCCATCGCCGACTCGAAGCACGCGGACCAGCCGGCCGCGAAGAGCTGCTCCGGGTTGGTGCCGGTGCCCGGGCTGCCGGGCCGCGACAGCTTGACCTCGAGGCGGCCGTCTGAGCTGCGCGACATGCCGGTGCGCCCGCCTGTGGTGTGGGCCTTCGCGGTGTACAGCACTTTCTCGAGTCGGTTCATAAAATCCTCCTTCATGAAGAGCCCGGGCGCCTGGACGCCTTGCAAAGCTCGGTCGCGATTGGCGAAGTTGCATGGCTCGGCACAGAGATGTTGTGCGGCGGCCCCAAATAGGGGAACTCGGCAAGCAGATCGATGTGGGGCCCGACCTTGTCCCCGGTCACCTTCCCGTTTGTGAGGACTGCCAGGAAGGCGTCGGCGGCATCGTCGGTGAGCGCACGGCCATTGCTCGGAAAAGACGCGGGACGCGTCGGGTCGTAGGTCAGCATGTCGGGCAGCAGTGTTCCCGCCACCCGCCTTGCTTCCTCCGGCGCATACCCACCGGCGTGCTCCAGCGCATGCGCGAAGACGGCGATGAAACGGGCATCGTTCGCCGGCTCGCCCGCCAGATAGGCCTCCCTCTCCGAGCCGACAAGAAAGACCGCTTGCGCGGGCAACGCGCCCCGGTCCGCCTGGACCCAGACCCCGCCCGCGCCGTCCAGCGTGCACGCCCATAGGCCGACCCGTTTGGGTCCAAGGGCAGAGTTGGGCATTTCCAGCACGATGCTGCACACGTCCTTGTCGATGAAGAAATCGTCGCCCGTGAACTGCAGATCGTCCAACGCCCCCCGCGTGTCGAAGAAAAAGGGATCGCTGCGCCAACCCGCGAAGAAGCGGTAACCGCCGGCCTCCGTCACGCGCGCGTCCCGACCCGTCGACACTGGTGCTGCTTCGATGATGACCTGGCCGCCGTCGCCCGTTCCGGCGGCCTCCGCACCCTCGACGCGGCGCAGTGTCGCGGTTTGCGCCCCGTCCTGGGAGGACGAGAAGCGCACCCGATATGCGATGTCGGCGACGGCATCGTCGTTCGTGTCGATCTTGAACTCGTACGAGGCCGCGGGCGCGAACGGCTCGCGTGTGGTGGGCCCCGGCGGGTTCACGACGGCGGAAGGATGGACGTTCATGATCAGGATCGACTTGTGCGCCTCGCTTGGCTTGGGGAAGGCATACAAATCCGTGAGGTCCAGGCGCGCGTCTCCATGCGGGAAGCCGAAATCGGGACCGGAATAGTGATGCGACATGGATCATTCACTCCTCTGCCATCGTCGTCGGCGTCTGAACACGGCGCAAAGCGGCTCCAGCGACGGAGGTTCAGTGGCCCGCACTCTGGCCGCCATCGACGTGAATGGTCTCGCCCGTCACGAAGCCCGCCGATTCCAGATAGAGGATCGCGCCCACGATATCCGAGATCTCGCCCATCCGGCCAAGCGGGTGCAGCTGGGCGAGCTGCGCATGTGTTTCGACGGGATGCATCGGCGTCTTGATGACGCCGGGCGCAACCGCATTCACTCTGATGCCGAGCTTTGCATACTCGATCGCCAGCGATTTGGTCGCCGCACTCAAGCCTCCCTTCGTCAGCGAGGCGAGCACGGACGGCACATTGGAGTTCGCGTGTTCGATCAGGCTCGTCGTGATCTGCACG from Rhizobiales bacterium GAS188 includes:
- a CDS encoding Catechol 2,3-dioxygenase → MAEHATPATCGIDHVGLSVRDLESSRGFFCDCLGWRVVGERPEYPAAFVSDGQQIVTLWRVEAPDQAVAFDRRTNVGLHHLALAVADRGGLDALYERVASWPGVVVEFAPELSGKGPKIHFIVREPSGIRIEFAFDPRVERPR
- a CDS encoding Pimeloyl-ACP methyl ester carboxylesterase; its protein translation is MSILRKTSAIALMIAMGGTMAHAETKPAAKDIVIVHGALVDASGWRAVYDILSKDGFHVTIVQEPLTGLAEDIEATKRAIDQQTGPVVLVGHSYSGSVITDAGADPKVSALVYVAALQPDAGETSGQLLSKFAAPNDAMRAATNRATPDKYFFIPPAKFRATYAADVPAPDAQFLADSQQQLAEKALGAPVSAAAWRTKPSYAILTTQDHVVSPELQRWMYQRSGAKVTEVSASHAVFVSQPDAVARVIEAAAK
- a CDS encoding peroxiredoxin, Ohr subfamily, whose protein sequence is MNRLEKVLYTAKAHTTGGRTGMSRSSDGRLEVKLSRPGSPGTGTNPEQLFAAGWSACFESAMEFAARNMKITLPADHTVDAEIDLGPEGGAFSLAARLYVSLPGMERATAQRLVEAAHQVCPYSRATHGNIAVETTLV
- a CDS encoding NIPSNAP protein; protein product: MIYELRIYRCVPGRKPALLSRFENETLRIWEKHGIRQAGFWTTLIGKSSEEITYMLAWNSMAEREKRWGAFLADPEWVAVVAKTEKDGQLVENISSQLLAPAAFSAVK